A segment of the Yersinia rochesterensis genome:
ATCAATAAGTGCGCCGTGCGGAAGATTAAGGTGAGGGTAGAAAATTAAAAATTGAGGCAAAAATGAGCAAAGTCAAGCTTGCCATCATCGGCAACGGCATGGTCGGCCACCGCTTTATTGAAGACTTATTAGATAAAGCAGATAAAGACCAATTTGAGATAACCGTATTTTGCGAAGAACCGCGCATCGCTTATGACCGGGTTCATCTTTCTTCTTATTTCTCCCACCACACTGCGGAAGAACTGTCACTGGTTCGCGAAGGTTTTTATGAAAAGCACGGCGTCAATGTGCTGGTCGGCGAACGCGCGATTACCATCAATCGTAAAGAGAAAGTCATCCATTCCAACAGCGGCCGTACTCTGTATTACGACAAGCTGATTATGGCGACGGGCTCTTATCCGTGGATCCCGCCGATTAAAGGCAGCGAAGGGCAAGATTGCTTTGTTTACCGCACCATTGAAGACTTAAATGCCATTGAAGCTTGCACCCGTCGCAGCAAACGCGGGGCGGTGATCGGCGGCGGGTTATTAGGATTGGAAGCGGCTGGCGCACTGAAAAGCCTCGGCGTTGAAACTCATGTCATTGAATTTGCACCCGTATTGATGGCTGAACAGCTTGATCCCATGGGCGGTGACCAACTGCGCCAGAAGATTGAGCGCATGGGCGTCCGAGTTCACACCGGCAAAAATACGCAAGAAATTGTCCATAGCGGGCAAAACAGCCGCAAAACTATGCTGTTTGCTGATGGTTCGCAGCTGGAAGTCGATTTTATCGTCTTTTCCACCGGCATCCGTCCACAAGACAAACTGGCCCATCAATGCGGTTTAGCCACAGCACGCCGTGGTGGTATTGCTATCAATGATAATTGCCAGACCTCTGATCCGGATGTGTACGCCATTGGCGAATGCGCATCATGGCAAGAGCGGACTTTCGGACTGGTTGCGCCGGGTTACAAAATGGCGCAAGTGACCGCCGACCATTTATTGGGCCGTGAAAATGCTTTCCACGGCGCGGACATGAGCGCCAAGCTCAAACTACTGGGGGTAGATGTCGGCGGAATTGGTGATGCCCATGGCCGCACTGAAGGCGCGCGCAGTTATGTCTATCTGGATGAAAGTAAAGAGATTTACAAGCGTTTGGTAGTCAGTGCCGACAACAAAACCCTGCTCGGGGCAGTGCTGGTGGGCGATACCAGCGATTACGGCAATCTGCTGCAATTGGCACTGAACAATATTGAGCTACCGGAAAATCCAGACAGTCTGATTTTACCGGCTCATGCCGGTAGCAAACCGGCGATGGGGGTCGACTCCCTGCCGGACAGTGCGCAAATCTGCTCCTGTTTTGATGTCACCAAGGGCGATATTATTCAGGCTATCGGCCAGGGCTGCCATACCGTGGCGGCGCTGAAATCGGCTACCAAAGCCGGTACCGGCTGCGGCGGCTGTATTCCACTCGTCACCCAAGTGTTAAATGCCGAACTCAGCAAGCAAGGTATTGAAGTTAATCATCATTTATGTGAGCACTTTGCCTATTCGCGCCAAGAGCTATACCACCTGATTCGCGTTGAACAGATTAAAAATTTCGATGCCTTGCTGGAAAAATACGGCAAAGGTTACGGCTGCGAAGTCTGTAAACCGACGGTCGGCTCACTGCTGGCATCCTGCTGGAATGAATATGTCTTGGAACCGCAACATACCCCGTTGCAAGACACCAACGACAACTTCCTCGGCAATATCCAAAAAGACGGCACTTACTCGGTTATCCCGCGCTCACCGGGTGGGGAAATCACCCCTGACGGCTTGCTGGCCATAGGCCGCATCGCCAAAGAATATAATCTCTACACCAAACTGACTGGCTCACAGCGCGTCGGGATGTTTGGCGCGCAAAAAGACGACCTGCCCGCTATCTGGGCGCAGTTGATTGAAGCGGGCTTTGAGACCGGACACGCCTATGCCAAAGCCCTGCGCATGGCAAAAACCTGTGTCGGTAGCACCTGGTGCCGCTTTGGCGTGGGTGACAGCGTTGGCTTTGGTGTGGCGCTGGAACACCGTTATAAGGGCATCCGCACACCACACAAAATGAAATTTGGTGTCTCCGGCTGTACCCGTGAATGTTCTGAAGCACAGGGCAAAGATGTCGGGATTATTGCCACCGAAAATGGCTGGAACTTGTATGTTTGCGGTAACGGCGGCATGAAACCTCGTCATGCGGATTTACTGGCAGCGGATCTGGACGAAGAAACCCTGATGCGCTATCTCGACCGCTTTATGATGTTCTATATCCGCACCGCCGATAAGCTGCAACGCACCTCGGTGTGGCTGGAAAGTCTGGAGGGCGGCATTAATTACCTGCGCGCCGTTATTCTCGACGACAAACTGGGCATTAATGATCAGCTCGAAACTGATATTGCCCGTCTGCGCGACAAAGTCGTCTGCGAATGGAAAGTCACCGTGGAAAACCCTGCGGCGCAAGTCCGTTTCGCCCACTTTATCAACAGCCCGCTGCGCGACCCCAATGTACAAGTGGTGCGCGAACGCGACCAACATCGCCCGGCCCGCCCGGAAGAACGCATCCCAGTCCGGATGCTGGAACTGGAGGAAAACCTATGAGCCAGTGGATCCCACTTTGCCCATTAAATGACATTTTGCCCGGTAGCGGCGTATGCGGTCTGATTGGCGAGCATCACGTCGCGGTCTTCCGGCCTTATACCGACGAACATGTTTTTGCTATCAGCAATATTGACCCCTTTGCTCAGGCCAGCGTGTTGTCGCGTGGATTAATTGCAGAACATCAAGGTGACTTGTGGGTGGCTAGCCCCCTGAAAAAACAGCATTTTCGCCTGCATGATGGTTTATGTCTGGAAGATGAATCTCGCTCAGTGACCCATTACGACGTGCGGGTTCGTGACGGCATAGTGCAAGTCAAAGCGTAATAGATAACGGGTTCTGGCAAATGCCGGATGCTGATAAAAATAACTTCAATTATCCCCAAGGATATTGGCGTCGCAGCAAACACTGCTGCGGCGTCGAGAGCTAGGGGACTGGGATAGAATATGTATACAGACACCATCAACAAATGCGCGGCCAATGCGGCCCGAATCGTCAAACTGGCGAAAGAAAGCCCGCTGGGCTTTTGGATTGGTTCGGCAATGGCCGGTGCCTATGTCGGCCTTGGCATTATTCTGATTTTCACACTGGGTAACCTGATTGACCCGGCTTACCGCCCATTAGTGATGGGAGCCACCTTTGGTCTGGCGTTGACCTTGGTGATTATTGCCGGCTCTGAATTGTTTACCGGTCACACCATGTTCCTGACCTTTGGTGTCAAAGCCGGCACCATCAAATCCAGCCAAATGTGGGCAGTTTTACCACAAACCTGGCTGGGGAATTTGTTGGGTTCTGTTTTTGTCGCCCTGCTCTATTACTACGGCGGCGGCAATTTGCTGTCCGTTGACACCAGTTTGGTACACACCGCGGCGCTGGCAAAAACCTCTGCGCCCGCTATGACCTTATTCTTCAAGGGTGTATTATGTAACTGGCTGGTTTGTCTGGCAATCTGGATGGCAATCCGCGTAGAGGGTGCTGCCAAATTCATTGCCATCTGGTGGTGTTTGCTGGCCTTTATTGCCTCTGGTTACGAACACTCAGTGGCCAATATGACCCTATTTGCGTTGTCGTGGTTTGGTCATCACAGTGAGGCTTATACCTTAAGCGGCATCGGCCACAACCTGTTATGGGTCACACTGGGCAATACCTTGTCAGGCGCGGTGTTTATGGGGCAGGGCTACTGGTATGCCACCCCACGGGAACAACGCCCACAGCCAGCGGCCATCAATGCGCCACAAGCAGTGCAAGAGTGAGTTATACGAGGTCGATTGATAGCTCAGTGAGTGAAGAGTTTACCGCACCGAGGGGCACTCCGGCGACTTACGTCGCTACGACCCCAACGGCACGATTCCCCTTCAATTGACTTTATCAGCAGTCTGATACCCGAATTCACCAGCTCTTAGGGGCTGGTTTTACCCCCTAGCGGCCTCAACCTGAAGGATTGCCCATGGACTACTTCCCGATTTTCTGCCAACTGCAAAACAAAGCCTGCCTGCTGGTCGGTGGAGGTGAAGTGGCCGAACGCAAAGCCCGCTTGTTGCTGGATGCCGGTGCCGCCGTCACCGTCAATGCGTGCGAGTTTACGCCGCAGTTTCATGATTGGGCTGATGAGGGGCGGCTTTCTTTAGTCAGCAGCGAGTTTGTACCCGGGCTATTGGCAGAAAAATGGCTGGTGATTGCCGCAACGGATCAGGTGGCCGTCAATGCTTTGGTTTATCAAAGTGCCAATCAACAGCGGGTGTTCTGCAATGTAGTTGATGACCCGAAACGCACCAGTTTTATCATGCCATCAATCATTGACCGCTCTCCTATCATGATTGCCATCTCCTCGGGCGGTAAAGCGCCAGTATTAGCGCGATTGCTGCGAGAGAAACTCGAGGCCATGCTGCCACAGCATTTGGGGCAGTTAGCACAGTTAGCGGGCAATTTACGCCAGCGGGTGAAACAGCATTTTGCCGCCATGACTGACCGCCGCCGCTTCTGGGAAAAACTGCTGACCCACGACCGGCTGGCGCAATCACTGGCGAATGAGGATCAGGTGCAAGTCGAGCAGCATGTTGAGCAACTGTTCAATACGCCACTGTCTGACCGCGGTGAAGTGGTGTTGGTGGGGGCCGGGCCGGGCGATGCCGGTTTGCTGACATTGAAAGGTTTGCAGCAGATTCAGCAAGCAGACGTGGTGGTCTATGACCGGCTGGTGTCCGATGAAGTAATGAATTTGGTGCGCCGCGATGCCGAGCGCATTTTTGTCGGCAAAGAGTCTGGCCGCCATAGTGTTCCACAAGATCAAATCAATCAGATTCTTTTGCAGCAGGCGCAGCAGGGGAAACGTGTGGTGCGCTTGAAAGGCGGCGACCCGTTTATTTTTGGCCGTGGCGGCGAAGAACTGGAAACACTGGCAGATTACAATATTCCGTTTTCCGTGGTGCCGGGGATAACAGCGGCGTCTGGCTGCTCAGCCTACAGCGGCATTCCCCTAACTCACCGCGATCACGCCCAAAGTGTGCGGCTGATTACCGGCCACGCCAAGAAAGACAGTCAGTTAGATTGGGCCAATCTGGCGGCAGAAAAGCAAACTCTGGTGTTTTATATGGGGTTATCACAAGCGGGCGAGATTCAGCAGCAATTAATTCGGCACGGCATGCCAGCCACTACGCCAGTTGCTCTGGTCGAGAATGGCACCTCGCGACATCAGCGGGTAGTCAGCGGCGAACTGAGTCAATTGGCACTGCTTTCGCAGCAGGTCAGCAGCCCGAGCTTGATTATTGTCGGCAGTGTGGTCAGTTTGCGCAAAAAACTGAATTGGTTTTCCAGTGCGGAACACGGCAAAGCTGAGGTAAAGGAGCAAATTGAACAGGTGGGTTAAACTGAATTGACTCTGAAGGGGGAGAAATCCCCCTTCGACTGACGCACTGATTGATTCACTTACGGATGGGCAACAAAACCAATCGCTTCATACACTTTTGCCAGCGTTTCTTGTGCGCGAGCACGCGCCTTAGCCGCCCCGTCACGCATCACTTCCTGCAAGAAAGCTTCGTCTTCGCGATATTGATGATAACGCGCCTGTAGCTCGCTCAGCATGCCAGAAACCGCCTCCGCAACCGCACCTTTCAAATGACCATACATTTGGCCTTCAAACTGGGCTTCCAGCTCAGGAACAGACTGCCCAGTCACACCTGACAAGATATCCAGCAAATTAGAAACACCGGCTTTCTTCTCTGTGTCATAGCGGATAACCGCTGGCTCGTCAGAATCCGTCATCGCGCGCTTAATCTTTTTCACCACAGATTTCGGATCTTCCAGCAATTCGATGACATTATTGCGGTTGTCATCAGATTTGGACATTTTTTTGGTTGGGTCCTGCAAAGACATCACCCGCGCACCGGCTTTAGGAATAAACGGCTCAGGAATTTTGAAGATATCGCCGTACAGATTATTGAATCGGCTGGCAATATCACGGCTCAGTTCCAGATGTTGCTTCTGGTCTTCACCGACCGGCACTTGGTTAGTCTGATACAGCAAAATATCCGCTGCCATCAACACCGGATAATCAAACAAACCGGCGTTAATGTTTTCAGCGTAACGGGCTGATTTGTCTTTAAACTGGGTCATGCGGCTCAGTTCGCCGAAATAGGTGTAGCAGTTCAGCGCCCAGCCCAGTTGGGAGTGTTCTGGCACATGGGATTGAACAAAAATGGTGCTTTTCTTCGGGTCAATACCGCAAGCCAGATACAGAGCCAAGGTGTCCAGAGTTCTTTTGCGTAACAAGGCTGGATCCTGACGAGCCGTGATGGCATGCAAGTCAACAATGCAATAAATGCAATCATAGTCATCTTGCATTTGTACCCACTGACGCAATGCACCCATGTAATTGCCAATAGTCAATTCGCCGGACGGTTGCGCGCCGCTAAATACGATAGGTTTTTGTTTATCGGATACAGCAGATATTTCAGTGGGTTTACTCATTTTATGCTTCCTGATCTTTTAAAGATGGCAGCCCGAGAGCGGGCAACAGACAGGCAAAGTGCTCTAGCACGCAGTCGGGATGACTGGTGGCAATAGCTTCACCATAGTTATATCCATAGGTCAGCCCGACACAGGGGCAACCCGCCGCCTGCGCGGCCATAATATCATTACGTGAATCACCAACAAACAGCATTTCACGGGCATGCAAGCCAAGCTTAGCCAGCAATAAATACAAGGGCGCGGGATGGGGTTTCTTCACCACCACATCATCACCGCCAATGATGACGGAGAAATAATCGGCAATACCCAAGGACGCTAGCAGTGGGGCGACGAATGGCGTGGGCTTATTGGTAATCAGGCCCATCGGCAAACCACTGGCCGCCAACTGCGCCAATGTCGCTTTCACTTGCGGAAATAGCTGGCTGCCCTGCTCGACTGTCTGGGCGTAATAGTGGTCAAACAGTTCACGAGTATGTGCCACTAATGGCGCATCTGGCTCGCGACCCGCCCAGCGTAGCGCGCGCTCGACTAATACATCAGCGCCATTGCCAATCCAGGTTGAGACCAAATATTGGCCTGCGACCGGTAAATCTTGATGTGCCAGCGCCAGATCAATCGCGCTGGCCAGCCCCGGTGCGCTATCAACTAATGTGCCATCGAGATCAAAAGCCACACCGCGGATAGCATCAAATTTAGTCATGGGCAGATTTGGCCAATTCACTGCGCATGGCATCAATCACACTTTTATAGTCCGGCTGACTAAAGATTGCCGAACCGGCGACAAACATATCAGCACCGGCAGCCGCGATATCGCGGATATTATCCACTTTGACGCCGCCATCTACTTCCAGACGAATGTCATAGCCGCTGTCATCAATCAGCTTGCGCACTTGCTTCATTTTGTTCAGTGTTTCGGGAATGAAAGACTGCCCGCCGAAGCCGGGGTTCACCGACATCAGCAAAATAACATCCAGCTTATCCATCACATAATCAAGGTAGCTAAGCGGGGTGGCGGGGTTAAACACCAAACCCGCCTTGCAGCCACTCTCTTTGATGAGTTGCAAAGTGCGGTCAACATGCTCTGAAGCTTCAGGATGGAATGAAATATACGTGGCACCGGCTTTGGCGAAATCCGGGACAATACGATCGACCGGTTTCACCATCAGATGGACATCAATAGGGGCGGTAATACCGTAATCACGCAAAGCCTTGCACACCATCGGCCCGATAGTCAGATTAGGAACGTAATGATTGTCCATCACATCAAAATGCACAACATCAGCACCGGCAGCAAGCACCTTAGCGGTATCGTCGCCCAGGCGGGCAAAATCTGCTGACAGAATAGACGGGGCAATTAAAAACTTTTTCATCCGCTTCTCCAAACGTATCTCTTTGTTTTATGAGGTTTCAGCGTAACAAGCTTTTCTCACAAACCATGGGGTTTGAATCTTTACCGAGCGGCAGTTCCCGCTCAGCTATACAGCGCCAAAAGCTCGTTCACTTTACTACGGCCAAGGATATTACGGCTGATAGTTCGGCGCGCTTTGACCACATGCAGTGACGCCTGATGATACCAATCGCGCGTCAGCTCTGTGTCGTGATTAGAAATTAGAACCGGGATCTTATTTTCTGCTGATAGCTGGTAAGCCAGACGAGCCAGATTCTGTTGATCCGCTAAACCAAAATTACTGGTGTGATATGCCGTGAAATTAGCCGTCGCTGATAATGGCGCATACGGAGGATCGCAGTAAACCACCGCCCCGTGCACAGCTTTTAATAAAGTTTCCTGATAATGCTCACAAACAAAAACAGCATTTTGCGATTTTTCAGCAAACCAATACAGCTCATTTTCGGGGAAATAAGGTTTTTTGTAACGACCGAAAGGCACATTGAATTCACCGCTCAAATTATAACGGCACAGACCGTTATAACAATGGCGATTCAAATAGAGAAATAATAAAGCACGGCGATAGGTATCGGCACTGGCGTTAAACTCTTGACGCAGTTGATAAAAACTCTCGGAATTATTGAAATCGCCCGTGAATAAAACACGAGCATCCCGCACGAAGCCATCAGTGCGGTTCTTTACAATATTGTAGAGGTTAATGAGATCACTGTTGATATCGGCCAGTATGTAAGATTCATACTCAGTGTTAAGAAACACCGACCCCGCACCGACGAATGGCTCTATCAAGCAGTCTCCCGCTGGAAGATGGCGTCGAATGTCATCAACCAGCGGATATTTCCCACCAGCCCATTTTAAAAAAGCGCGGTTTTTCTTCATGCCGTCAGTTAGCTACTTAATAATTCAGAGCCGCAGATTGTACTCTGTTTCAGACAGCACATCAGCGCACAAATAAGAATGATTTATTTTTTAAGGTCTTGCTGTACTTGTTGTACAGGTTTAACCCACGGTTTTTTCGCCTGAACATCAGCGGGTAATGTGGCTATCGCCCTTTTAGCATCAGCAGAGGAGGCGTAATTGCCACTCACTAAGATGTACCAAGGCTTACCATCACGTTTAGTTTCATATACATGATAGTCAGATAGTTTTTGCTGCTTAGCATAGGCATTCAAGGTATCTGAGCGCGATGCGCTGCTCAGTTGTAACGTGAAGTGGCTACCAGGAGCATTTTTCAATGCGCTGCTGCTGCCAGCCGAACCTGACTTCGCCACCGCAGAAGCGGCTGGAGAGACGGCTGTTGTCGGATTTTTATGGCTAACAGCGGATGAATTCGTTGCTGATTGTTTAGTCGCTGCCGTGGCCTGTTTCTGCGTCGGATGAGTCATCGGTTCCCGTGCTACTGGCGCTTTGGCCCCTTTCGAGGTTGAAACGGTAGCTGGTGCCGTCGGCAGTGTGGAGGTCGGGCCGTCATTCATATTCTGAGACAGAGTATCGACCTGCCCCTGGGCCTGAGAAAGCGCATCAGACATATTCCCAGGCAATTCAACACGTTGAGTTGAATTATTGACAGAAGACTGCGGAGCGGCCTCGGTCGGTGTCGGAGAAATCGGCGGCACATTGATATCTTGTGGCTGAGCGGTATTTCTCACGCCATTGGCATCATGACCATCGGTGGTGTTATTTGCCACGGCTGGCTGAGTATTGCTGCCACTGGTCAGTGAAGATGAATCAGACAGATTAATATTTCGCGCAGCATCCACATTTGGATTTTGTTGCGATGCTTCATGCTCGGTCGGGGCTTTTAAGGCTGAACCAATGGCAATAATGATCAGCAGCAGCACTAAAATGCCAATACCAATCATCATATGTTGGCGTGAAACAGCAAGCTTAGGCCCAGTCGAGGACTTGCGGGCACGTGTTGGGCGACGGTCACTGCTATCTGGTTTCAGATCGTCTTCCGGCTTTAAATCATCCATCTAAACCCTCCAACTAGAGGCAAAAGCCTACCGCATTTATCATTGCAGTCCGGCTGATTGATTTTACTGACTGCTAACAAGCTAAAACGCCCGCAGCAAAGGAATATAATAAATATACTTATGCCATTTTCTATCACTGACAATCAGTGATAGACGCCAGTACCATATCATGTGCAACACCACCACGAACTTCTGACCGACCTATTGCGGTTGGCAATACCAGACGAAGCTCACCGGCTAGCACTTTTTTATCTCGCATCATGTGCGGCAGATAGGACTCTGGCGTCATTTCCTGCGGCCCGCTGACTGGCAGACCAGCACGTAAAAGTAGTTTCTTGATACGCTCAACATCTTGGTCTGAAAGCTGGCCTAATCGACGGGAGGTATGTGCAGCCATCATCATTCCGGCGGCAACTGCTTCCCCGTGTAGCCAGACGCCATAACCCATTTCAGCCTCAATAGCATGACCATAAGTATGACCCAAATTGAGTAAAGCGCGCATCCCGCTCTCTTCCCTTTCGTCGGCGGCAACAACATCGGCTTTCAATTCACAGCAACGGCGGATGCAGTAAGCTAATGCTGACATATCCAGTGCTAACAAAGCGTCAATATTGTTTTCCAGCCACTCAAAGAAAGCGGCGTCAAGAATGATACCGTATTTGATAACTTCGGCCAGCCCGGAAGCAAGCTCACGTGGAGGGAGGGTTTTGAGACAATCAAGGTCAACCACCACCGATGCGGGCTGGTAGAAAGCACCAATCATGTTCTTACCCAATGGGTGGTTCACTGCGGTTTTACCACCGACAGAGGAATCCACTTGAGAAAGTAAGGTGGTAGGAACTTGAATAAAGCGTACACCGCGTTGATAACAAGCTGCGGCAAAA
Coding sequences within it:
- the aroB gene encoding 3-dehydroquinate synthase, coding for MEKITVTLGERSYPITIAAGLFKDPASFKPLKAGDQVMLVTNQTLAPLYLDSLRAVLEQSGIKVDQVILPDGEQYKSLSVLEQVFSALLEKPHGRDTTLVALGGGVVGDLTGFAAACYQRGVRFIQVPTTLLSQVDSSVGGKTAVNHPLGKNMIGAFYQPASVVVDLDCLKTLPPRELASGLAEVIKYGIILDAAFFEWLENNIDALLALDMSALAYCIRRCCELKADVVAADEREESGMRALLNLGHTYGHAIEAEMGYGVWLHGEAVAAGMMMAAHTSRRLGQLSDQDVERIKKLLLRAGLPVSGPQEMTPESYLPHMMRDKKVLAGELRLVLPTAIGRSEVRGGVAHDMVLASITDCQ
- the nirB gene encoding nitrite reductase large subunit NirB, with translation MSKVKLAIIGNGMVGHRFIEDLLDKADKDQFEITVFCEEPRIAYDRVHLSSYFSHHTAEELSLVREGFYEKHGVNVLVGERAITINRKEKVIHSNSGRTLYYDKLIMATGSYPWIPPIKGSEGQDCFVYRTIEDLNAIEACTRRSKRGAVIGGGLLGLEAAGALKSLGVETHVIEFAPVLMAEQLDPMGGDQLRQKIERMGVRVHTGKNTQEIVHSGQNSRKTMLFADGSQLEVDFIVFSTGIRPQDKLAHQCGLATARRGGIAINDNCQTSDPDVYAIGECASWQERTFGLVAPGYKMAQVTADHLLGRENAFHGADMSAKLKLLGVDVGGIGDAHGRTEGARSYVYLDESKEIYKRLVVSADNKTLLGAVLVGDTSDYGNLLQLALNNIELPENPDSLILPAHAGSKPAMGVDSLPDSAQICSCFDVTKGDIIQAIGQGCHTVAALKSATKAGTGCGGCIPLVTQVLNAELSKQGIEVNHHLCEHFAYSRQELYHLIRVEQIKNFDALLEKYGKGYGCEVCKPTVGSLLASCWNEYVLEPQHTPLQDTNDNFLGNIQKDGTYSVIPRSPGGEITPDGLLAIGRIAKEYNLYTKLTGSQRVGMFGAQKDDLPAIWAQLIEAGFETGHAYAKALRMAKTCVGSTWCRFGVGDSVGFGVALEHRYKGIRTPHKMKFGVSGCTRECSEAQGKDVGIIATENGWNLYVCGNGGMKPRHADLLAADLDEETLMRYLDRFMMFYIRTADKLQRTSVWLESLEGGINYLRAVILDDKLGINDQLETDIARLRDKVVCEWKVTVENPAAQVRFAHFINSPLRDPNVQVVRERDQHRPARPEERIPVRMLELEENL
- the nirC gene encoding nitrite transporter NirC; the protein is MYTDTINKCAANAARIVKLAKESPLGFWIGSAMAGAYVGLGIILIFTLGNLIDPAYRPLVMGATFGLALTLVIIAGSELFTGHTMFLTFGVKAGTIKSSQMWAVLPQTWLGNLLGSVFVALLYYYGGGNLLSVDTSLVHTAALAKTSAPAMTLFFKGVLCNWLVCLAIWMAIRVEGAAKFIAIWWCLLAFIASGYEHSVANMTLFALSWFGHHSEAYTLSGIGHNLLWVTLGNTLSGAVFMGQGYWYATPREQRPQPAAINAPQAVQE
- the rpe gene encoding ribulose-phosphate 3-epimerase, producing the protein MKKFLIAPSILSADFARLGDDTAKVLAAGADVVHFDVMDNHYVPNLTIGPMVCKALRDYGITAPIDVHLMVKPVDRIVPDFAKAGATYISFHPEASEHVDRTLQLIKESGCKAGLVFNPATPLSYLDYVMDKLDVILLMSVNPGFGGQSFIPETLNKMKQVRKLIDDSGYDIRLEVDGGVKVDNIRDIAAAGADMFVAGSAIFSQPDYKSVIDAMRSELAKSAHD
- the nirD gene encoding nitrite reductase small subunit NirD: MSQWIPLCPLNDILPGSGVCGLIGEHHVAVFRPYTDEHVFAISNIDPFAQASVLSRGLIAEHQGDLWVASPLKKQHFRLHDGLCLEDESRSVTHYDVRVRDGIVQVKA
- the dam gene encoding adenine-specific DNA-methyltransferase, yielding MKKNRAFLKWAGGKYPLVDDIRRHLPAGDCLIEPFVGAGSVFLNTEYESYILADINSDLINLYNIVKNRTDGFVRDARVLFTGDFNNSESFYQLRQEFNASADTYRRALLFLYLNRHCYNGLCRYNLSGEFNVPFGRYKKPYFPENELYWFAEKSQNAVFVCEHYQETLLKAVHGAVVYCDPPYAPLSATANFTAYHTSNFGLADQQNLARLAYQLSAENKIPVLISNHDTELTRDWYHQASLHVVKARRTISRNILGRSKVNELLALYS
- the trpS gene encoding tryptophan--tRNA ligase → MSKPTEISAVSDKQKPIVFSGAQPSGELTIGNYMGALRQWVQMQDDYDCIYCIVDLHAITARQDPALLRKRTLDTLALYLACGIDPKKSTIFVQSHVPEHSQLGWALNCYTYFGELSRMTQFKDKSARYAENINAGLFDYPVLMAADILLYQTNQVPVGEDQKQHLELSRDIASRFNNLYGDIFKIPEPFIPKAGARVMSLQDPTKKMSKSDDNRNNVIELLEDPKSVVKKIKRAMTDSDEPAVIRYDTEKKAGVSNLLDILSGVTGQSVPELEAQFEGQMYGHLKGAVAEAVSGMLSELQARYHQYREDEAFLQEVMRDGAAKARARAQETLAKVYEAIGFVAHP
- a CDS encoding SPOR domain-containing protein, producing the protein MDDLKPEDDLKPDSSDRRPTRARKSSTGPKLAVSRQHMMIGIGILVLLLIIIAIGSALKAPTEHEASQQNPNVDAARNINLSDSSSLTSGSNTQPAVANNTTDGHDANGVRNTAQPQDINVPPISPTPTEAAPQSSVNNSTQRVELPGNMSDALSQAQGQVDTLSQNMNDGPTSTLPTAPATVSTSKGAKAPVAREPMTHPTQKQATAATKQSATNSSAVSHKNPTTAVSPAASAVAKSGSAGSSSALKNAPGSHFTLQLSSASRSDTLNAYAKQQKLSDYHVYETKRDGKPWYILVSGNYASSADAKRAIATLPADVQAKKPWVKPVQQVQQDLKK
- the cysG gene encoding siroheme synthase CysG, with protein sequence MDYFPIFCQLQNKACLLVGGGEVAERKARLLLDAGAAVTVNACEFTPQFHDWADEGRLSLVSSEFVPGLLAEKWLVIAATDQVAVNALVYQSANQQRVFCNVVDDPKRTSFIMPSIIDRSPIMIAISSGGKAPVLARLLREKLEAMLPQHLGQLAQLAGNLRQRVKQHFAAMTDRRRFWEKLLTHDRLAQSLANEDQVQVEQHVEQLFNTPLSDRGEVVLVGAGPGDAGLLTLKGLQQIQQADVVVYDRLVSDEVMNLVRRDAERIFVGKESGRHSVPQDQINQILLQQAQQGKRVVRLKGGDPFIFGRGGEELETLADYNIPFSVVPGITAASGCSAYSGIPLTHRDHAQSVRLITGHAKKDSQLDWANLAAEKQTLVFYMGLSQAGEIQQQLIRHGMPATTPVALVENGTSRHQRVVSGELSQLALLSQQVSSPSLIIVGSVVSLRKKLNWFSSAEHGKAEVKEQIEQVG
- a CDS encoding phosphoglycolate phosphatase encodes the protein MTKFDAIRGVAFDLDGTLVDSAPGLASAIDLALAHQDLPVAGQYLVSTWIGNGADVLVERALRWAGREPDAPLVAHTRELFDHYYAQTVEQGSQLFPQVKATLAQLAASGLPMGLITNKPTPFVAPLLASLGIADYFSVIIGGDDVVVKKPHPAPLYLLLAKLGLHAREMLFVGDSRNDIMAAQAAGCPCVGLTYGYNYGEAIATSHPDCVLEHFACLLPALGLPSLKDQEA